Below is a genomic region from bacterium.
GCCGATCATCAGAAAATAAAGCGCTCCAAAGCTTAGAATTATCCAAATCGACTTATCGCAGCGCGTTAAACCCCAGATCAAGCCTGCCACACAAAAAATTAACATCAACCCGCCAAAGCCGGTTGATAGATTGGGAACAATATGATAAATCCACCCTGGCGGGGTCTGCTGGAAGGTTAAATCGAAGTTGGAATTCATCATATGTCCACGTTCGAAACTGAAATCCTCCCAAAACCGAGTGAAGTTAAAAATTACCCCCGGTGTGGTGATGAGGAACGCCACAACCGCCCCAACCATGGCAAGCACAATCCCACTAAAGCGTTGCCGCAAATACTTTGTCGCCAACCAACACGCGAAAATGACCGCAACGATTACCAACCCGGCATTATACTTAAACCCCGCCGCCAACCCTGCGAAAACTCCTCCCCAAAGAGCATATCGCAAGATGGCGTTACTCTGAAGAACTTTAACTGCAAAGAGTAAACTCAAAGAGACGAAGAAAACAGCGGGGATATCAACCGTTGCAAAACGTGAATGAACGACATACGCTGGCGCAAAGGCAAGAATAAGTCCAGTTGCCCATGCGCCAATAGAATTGGTGAGCCGTTTACCGATTAAATAACCAACCACAACCGTCCCAGCCCCAAACAATGCATTCGCCACACGAGCAGTCAGCAAATAACCAGCGATCGAGGGGGTGGAATAGGCATTAACCCCAAGGGTTATCAAATGCAACAGATAAAGATAGCCGGCGCCGTAATTATAGAAATTCGGGTCCCAAACACCATGCACGAGATCAAGGCGCAAGGCGACACTCAGCAACAGACTCTCGTCCGGGTGATAAGAGAAGGTATGATACAGATCGGGCAGTCCCCATTTGATGCCAATCAGCCGTATTCCCAACCCAAGAAGGAAGAGAACACAAACTGCAATCCATGGCTTTTCGCGGGTCAGTTTGCTAACATTATTAGCGCTCATGTGATATGCTCAAATCCAGGCGCATTTGCCATATGATAATTAAGTTGATTCCTAGTTACATCAAGATGATACCCTGGTATAACAGCTAGGCGTTTCTACCAACTTGAGGCTGAGGTATTATGCAGATAGAGGGTGATGGAGATGATTAGAGAATACATTCAAAGTGCACTAGAACACGCTAATTACGAAAAGATTGAGGATGAGGAACCCTATTATGGTGAAATCCCTGATCTGCAAGGCGTATGGGCAACAGGGATTACTCTTGAGGAGTGTCGGAACAAGTTAGCTGAAGTACTTGATGGCTGGCTGCTCGTAAGGCTATCACGAGGCTTACCGATTCCTCCCATTAATAATGTGGAGATAAAAATCCCAACGGACA
It encodes:
- a CDS encoding glycosyltransferase family 39 protein translates to MSANNVSKLTREKPWIAVCVLFLLGLGIRLIGIKWGLPDLYHTFSYHPDESLLLSVALRLDLVHGVWDPNFYNYGAGYLYLLHLITLGVNAYSTPSIAGYLLTARVANALFGAGTVVVGYLIGKRLTNSIGAWATGLILAFAPAYVVHSRFATVDIPAVFFVSLSLLFAVKVLQSNAILRYALWGGVFAGLAAGFKYNAGLVIVAVIFACWLATKYLRQRFSGIVLAMVGAVVAFLITTPGVIFNFTRFWEDFSFERGHMMNSNFDLTFQQTPPGWIYHIVPNLSTGFGGLMLIFCVAGLIWGLTRCDKSIWIILSFGALYFLMIGSFHVKFLRYTFPLYPVLALGGGYWLGRVWESSKWRWLGLGAFIVVLTYTLVPMMKTTGYMISLDPRDEAAKYIRDHTAGSKIGFAKVPWFYSPPLFPETNAPGPPQARLELMSKQPDLVMAQGADWSLDLIWQIRPNYIILTQFETMEEARLRLPEYEAFMDALRGQYRLVNRWGEGFKAPHDLLYIHPEVQLWQRQ
- a CDS encoding type II toxin-antitoxin system HicB family antitoxin, which encodes MIREYIQSALEHANYEKIEDEEPYYGEIPDLQGVWATGITLEECRNKLAEVLDGWLLVRLSRGLPIPPINNVEIKIPTDTNVA